The following is a genomic window from Bacteroidia bacterium.
TGTAGCGGCCCGCTGTTTGCGCGAGATGCTTCGACAGCAGGAGGGAGGCCGCGGAGTTCTGATACTCCGGATGGATGCCGATGGCGAAGGTAATCAGAGTGCGCGATATGCGGGCGTACAGCGCTGCGGCAACGGTCGCCGGCACACGTCCCCATCGCCCGAAGCGGCGAAGCGCCGGGTTGATATCGGGGAAGCAGAGCAGCGCACCTACCGGACGGAGGCCGTCGCAGACAAGGGAGAAGCTCTCCGGCCTGAACGCCGGGAGCAGAAACTTCGCGTTATAGAAGTATTCGTCCGGCGACATGGGCTCCCGGCCCCAGCCCTGACTGAAGGCCGCCTCGAAAATATCGGCGAGGTCTTCGATTCCTGCTGCCAGGTCGCGCAGGCCGACCTGGCGGATATTGTAGCGTGAGCTGCGGTCGGGCAAGGATGTCGTGAGCGTTTCGGCACTGCGTTGCAGTGAGAGATTTCGCCACGTCCGTCCGCGTCGTTCGATGTGGTAACCCGCCGCTTCCAGCAACCGGGCGTAATACGGCGGCGAGCAGGCCTCATTCAACAGATTTTTCTCACCGAAATGGTCGAGTTGCACACCGGTGATACCGGAACGCGTCGGACTGAATGGACCGTGCAATGCGGATGCGCCATACTCCAGACACAGTTCCTCCGCTCGCCTCAGCAGCGCCGCCGCTGTGTTTGTATCGTTGATGCACTCAAAAAAGCCGAATATTGCGGTGCCGCCCGCTTCGCGTGAAGGAAGCAGCGAGCAGCGGCCAACCGCCTCGCCCTCGCGCAGCGCGAGCAGGAGGTGCAATGCACGGCCCTGGAAGGCCGGATTGCGCTGTACGTCAAGCAGGCGTCGAAGCTCATATCCCGGCAATGGCTGGGCGGGGGAGCGGTGGCTGTACAGCTGGTATTGCAGGTCTGTAAAGCGCCGCAGGTCCTTATCGCTTTCCACCGTGATGATGCTGGTCATGAGGATATCCATTCTGCTGATAACGTGCATTGCGTCGGTACGCATGGAAGTACGCAGAAAAAATACCCAGGGCCGTCCGGCCGCCTGTCACGAGAATATCATGGAGTTGTTAAGAATTCACCGACGGGGGTAATGGATAGCCGAACGACGCCGGGGAATCCGATGTAAACGTCCCGGCCGCTTTGAGCAGGTCGTGACGAGGTATGGTGCGCTCTGGGATGTCAGACACTCTGCGGCAGGGCAACTCTGTCTTGCGGCGATACGGGCGTGAAGTTATTCGGAAGAACGGCTTCCTGATTCCGTTTCGGCAGCAAACCCGGGTTCAAGGGGTATCTTTCGTGTTCTCACATCGCTTATTCACAGCAGATAATCCTGTGTTCCCTGCATTTCCCTTGCAGACTTCTCCCTCACCACGTACTATTGTCACATGAAACGTGCCCAAATCATCTCACTCCATATCTTCGCGTGGGTGTTTTTTGTGATCAACGTGCTGCTGACCTATCCGTCGCAGTACGTCGCACAATTCGGGCTGTTCGCACTGGGAGTGAAGACGGCGACGTTTTACCTGGTGATGTCGATTGGATTCTACACGAACTACCTCCTCCTGACGCCGAAGCTGTTGGCGGCGAAGCGCTATGTTCTCTTCATTCTTGCGGTTCTGCTTCTTCAGATGGCAATGGTGGGGGCTTTTCTGCTGCACGCTCTGTTCCTCGACTGGTATCTCGAGACGGGAAGCATGTTCATGAATGAGCGTCTTTCCGTCATCCCGTATCTGGCGTTTGAAGTCCTGTTTTTTCTTCTCATCAGCACCGGGGCAAGGTTTTCGGCGGACTGGTTTCGCATGCAGAAAATGCGCGAGGAACTCAGAAAGGAAAAGGAGCAGGCCGAACTCGCCCTGCTTCGACAACAGCTTAGCCCGCACTTCCTTTTCAACACACTGAATAACATTTACTCGCTCACCGTTCATCGTCCGGCCGAGGCGCCGGCAGCGATGCTGCGTTTGTCGGAACTGATGCGCTCGGTGCTCAGAAGTATCGAAAAGGATGAAGTAGATCTGGAAAACGAGGTGACACAGCTTTGCAGCTTTATCGATCTCAAGCGCCTGCGGTATCCTGAAGACGAACGCATCAGTTTCGAGGTGTTCGGGGATGTGCGCGGAGTACGTCTGCATCCCATGCTGTTGTTGCCGCTTGCGGAGAATG
Proteins encoded in this region:
- a CDS encoding histidine kinase yields the protein MKRAQIISLHIFAWVFFVINVLLTYPSQYVAQFGLFALGVKTATFYLVMSIGFYTNYLLLTPKLLAAKRYVLFILAVLLLQMAMVGAFLLHALFLDWYLETGSMFMNERLSVIPYLAFEVLFFLLISTGARFSADWFRMQKMREELRKEKEQAELALLRQQLSPHFLFNTLNNIYSLTVHRPAEAPAAMLRLSELMRSVLRSIEKDEVDLENEVTQLCSFIDLKRLRYPEDERISFEVFGDVRGVRLHPMLLLPLAENAFKHGDLYSPDTSVNITLSVDEHRLVFTVENTPSEGSRESTSGIGLQNVRRRLELLYPGRFELHIDSTPQKYVVVLQLRLA